In Streptomyces nojiriensis, the sequence CGAGCTGCGGAAGTACCCGGAGGACCGCAAGCGCGGCGTGCGCATGCGGCCCGGGTCCCTGGACGAACGGCTCCGGGAACTCGCGGAGCGCGCCGGCGTCCCGTACATCGACGGGCGGAAGGTCACCTCACACGGCTGGCGGGCCGGCGCCAACACCGACCTGATCGCGGCCGGGGTGCCCCTCGCCGAGCGCAACACTGCCGGTCGGTGGGCCGAGAGAGCCCACACCGCGGACACCGTCTACGACCGCCAGCACGGTGCCGGTGCCCGCGACCCGCTCGCCAAGGTCCCGCTGTACGGCGGCCCGGCACACGCCGCGGTGGCGCAGGCACACCGGTCACGAGCGCGTTGGGTAGGCCAGGGCTATGCGGCGGTCACCGCGACGAGCTCGCGGACGCCACTGACGTGGGGGTGCTTGGCGTAGAGATCACCGACGATCTGCCGAATTGCGGGCCGGTCGCGGACCTCTCCGGGGGCGAGTCGGGCTGCGGAGAGGAGTTCGCCGACCGTCTGATCCGGCTTGGCGCGCTGCCACCAGGCGCGTGCGAGGTCGGTGTGCATACGGCCCTTGCGCTCGATGGTGGGGAACTGATCGGCGTGCAGGTTCCGGCCAGCTTCGAGAGCGGTGCCAGCGTCGCCGAGTGCCCAATGGACTCCGACCGCGTAGAGATCGACGGCCGCCGGGGTGATCGGGAAGAGACGTCCGGTCGGCGCAGCGTCGGGCAGGTCGCGTGCCGCGCGGGCGGCTTCGCGGATCATGGCGAGCGCCTGGTCGCGGTCCCCGGCGATGGCGGCTGTGTAGGCGGTGCTGCACAGCATCTGCGCGAAGGCGGCGGCTTGTGCTTCCGTGGCGAGGCCGGTGGCCTCCACGCGGGCGACAGCTGCTTCGATGTGCGCCTGGGCCGCGGCTTCCTGGCCCTGATGGCGTAGTACGGCGGCGAGTTCGCGGGTGGCGGCGGCTGCGGCAAGCGGGGAGCCAGACACGTCGGCATACAGGGTGGCCCGGTCCGCGGTCAGCCGTGATTGCTTGTACTGGCCGAGCTTGTTCAGGAGCTGGGAGGCGATGGTGTACGCCGAGGAGAGGCGTGCGTAGTCGAGATCTCGGCGCGTCTCGGAGGCTCCCTGGTGGGCGTCTGCGAGCAAGCTCGGCAGGGAGCGCAGGAGCCCGGCATGGGCGGCGGCATCGAACTGCCCTCGTGCGGCCGTCAGACGGGCGTCGAGGGTCCAGGCTGGGGCACCGCTGGGCTCAGATGTCGAGGCGAGCGCGGATTCCAGCCGAGTCATCAGGCTCAGGGGGACGGCGAACGCCGCTGCGGTGATGAGGTGACGGCGGCGCATGGGATCCTCCTCGGCCGGGGTCCTGTCAACGACAACTGTAGGCGCTGGTGAGGAACTTAGGCCTAAGGACGTGTTGAGGAGCCAGCCGGAAACGCCGACCAGGTTCGCGGCCTGTTTGAGCAGGGGCAGATCGAGGGACCGGCCCTGCTCCAAGCGCGAGACGGTGGACTGCGAGCAGGCCAGGCGCACTCCGAGGTCCCTCTGACGCCACCCGCGGGCTTCGCGGCCGACGCGGATGAGTGAACCTGCGTGTCGGCGCTCGGCGAACTCCAGCACATGGTGGGAGCTCCAGAGCGGGTCCGTACTCACGGGCGCCCTCCGTCGATAGGCGCTGGGCCTGCCGCCCCCACCCTAGAGCCTGTAACCGGATGGGCACAGCGCGTATTCAAGAACTGCATACGCCATGCATGGTGTGGGCAGCGTGGACCGCGGGGCGTGCCGTTGTGGTGTCGTGGTCACCGGCACCACAACGCGGACCGCCTCCCGGGCGACCGCCTGGTACCGAGTCCAGCACCATCACTCGACTGTGAGGGGAGCGCATCATGCCGAAGGACAAAGGCTCGAACAGCGGCGGCGGTGGGGGGAACCACGCCAAGCCGAACCCGCCGCTGAGCGGTGGCACACCGCCGCCGGGAAACAGCGACGGCCAGGTCTCCACCCCGGGGCCCGGCTCGGGCAAGCGCAAGAAGTAGCGCGACATGTACCTCGACGACCGTCAGCGTGAGCTGGAGGAGGTCATGGAAACCCAGGGCCTGTGGCCGGCGGACTCCCCGTGGGTCCGCCGCGCCATCCTGGATACCGTGCCCCGCCACCAGTTCGCCCCCGACCAGCTGTGGACGTGGAACGGGCACGGCGCATACGTGCCCGTCGATCGCGACCGTGACCAGGACGCGTGGGCCGACCTCGTGTACGCGGGCCCCCAGGACTCGGCCATCATCCAGATCCTGGACGGCCTGCCCAGCTCAAGCCTGTCCTGCGTCGCCGTCGTCGCGGACATGCTCGACTCCCTCATCCTGGAGCCCGGACAGCGGATCCTGGAGGTCGGCACCGGCGTCGGCTGGAACGCGGGACTCCTTGCCTCCCGTGCAGGCGCCGGTCTGGTCACCAGCGTCGAGGTCGACCCCGACCTTGCGGCGGCGGCCGGCCAGCGTCTGGCCGCGGCCGGGCTCGACGTCGCCGTGCACGCCGGAGACGGTAATACCGGCTGGCCCGCAGGGGCGCCGTACGACGGGGTGATCGCCACCTACGCCGTTGACGAGATTCCCTGGGCCTGGATCGAGCAGACCAGAC encodes:
- a CDS encoding helix-turn-helix domain-containing protein, producing the protein MSTDPLWSSHHVLEFAERRHAGSLIRVGREARGWRQRDLGVRLACSQSTVSRLEQGRSLDLPLLKQAANLVGVSGWLLNTSLGLSSSPAPTVVVDRTPAEEDPMRRRHLITAAAFAVPLSLMTRLESALASTSEPSGAPAWTLDARLTAARGQFDAAAHAGLLRSLPSLLADAHQGASETRRDLDYARLSSAYTIASQLLNKLGQYKQSRLTADRATLYADVSGSPLAAAAATRELAAVLRHQGQEAAAQAHIEAAVARVEATGLATEAQAAAFAQMLCSTAYTAAIAGDRDQALAMIREAARAARDLPDAAPTGRLFPITPAAVDLYAVGVHWALGDAGTALEAGRNLHADQFPTIERKGRMHTDLARAWWQRAKPDQTVGELLSAARLAPGEVRDRPAIRQIVGDLYAKHPHVSGVRELVAVTAA
- a CDS encoding methyltransferase domain-containing protein, giving the protein MYLDDRQRELEEVMETQGLWPADSPWVRRAILDTVPRHQFAPDQLWTWNGHGAYVPVDRDRDQDAWADLVYAGPQDSAIIQILDGLPSSSLSCVAVVADMLDSLILEPGQRILEVGTGVGWNAGLLASRAGAGLVTSVEVDPDLAAAAGQRLAAAGLDVAVHAGDGNTGWPAGAPYDGVIATYAVDEIPWAWIEQTRPGGRLVIPWGRLGHVALTVADDGKSATGWVQGLGMFMPSRGIEQGREHHAIRGDGPPDRTVPAAGGLRALTDANLLFALRVSHPDIRIATEETKEGLTIRLHDGVSSWATAVIDQTGTTAAYEGGPRQLLAEADAGRRHWEERGSPELWDFGMTVTPDGQSVWCGAADAGPYMP